GCGTTCACGGAACGGAAAAGCAAACCAAGATCGTTGAAACGGAAAGAAAAATGACGGATTTTAACGTAGGTCTGAAGGAACGTAAAGATTTACGGTGTTACGCCTAGTTAcggtaatatttatatttatataatacatatatatatttataaatatatcatatatatatattcctcaTGTCgcctatatatttataaatatatacatttctATCTTCTTCCTCATaatgtttatatatatgtatatatatatatatatatatctcattctcttataaattatattctaaaaacGAAAGGTACCACCGTCGATAGTCATGTGCGACCCTACTTAAAACTCTATATTGCAACAATGTTAATTCTCTTTTTATCATCTTAatttcatataatatatatatatgtatatatataactttATATACTACTTCATGCGCTACTTACGTACATCGACTGACGCGTGGTCGACGCCCGACACGCGCTCGTTAACTGACCGCGATTAATCCGCGCATTAAATATATACACAATGACGCCTCCGCCCCCACTTTTAAGGGAGCAGGAACCACGTGACGTTCGGCGCGCGTGCGCCACAGCCAGAGCCCGAGATGAAACGAACGGGTGTCACCGACCACGCACGGTGTTCTCTCGCTTAACACGCCCTATTAACACGATTCTGACTAGcgattacaaaaaaaatctcACTGCGAAAATTCCCGGGGACTTGGGGGGCGAGGGAATCGGCACTTAatttatctctctttctctcgcaccTATCACGGTACCGCGAACTTCGCTGAATGTGTAGATACATATCTatcgcctcccccccccccctcctcgttTCACGTAAACTGATTTCATTATTTTCCTAGCCTCCGGCCGATTATGGACACTGACACTTATACGCCACGAAATCGATGACGATAGTTCCCTTTGAGAATCGAAAGAAAGAGGTGTCTGACGGAAATGAATCGATCTTAACGGATAGCCGTTGAACATACAACATGCATCGTTAAACATTTGTAATACacgtttgtgtgtgtgtgtgtatatatatatgtacgtatgtataaaGATACTTTCCCGGGTTTTCTCGTTCGCGGTGATAAAAAGAAATACGAGCGACGCCGTAAGCCGTTTGCTGCGAAGCGCGATCGTTAGAGAAGCTTAACGCGCACGTACGAAACTCGGGCATGTAAAAAGTGGGAAATTAAGTAGAAAACTGTTTCGACCATCTCTcttttaaaaagaaagaaacgataCGCTAAAATGGCGACGGGGAAAAGATTCCTCGCAAACGGAATAGCCTGCGAAAAGATTGATACCCTCGAAGGAAACTAACAGATATATATACACACGTGTGTATAACTTGTGCTACTACCTAGCGACCTTAATATACGGACAATAAACGCAACCCTCGAGAATACTTGCGCGAAATTACAGATTAAGGGTTCGGCGAGACGACATAAATACTGTAAAACAATACAACGTTACAATAAACGAAAGCGTTACACGTCTCTTCAAAAGAAACAAGAACGTATAACTCGGTAATAACAAAAGAACAGATAATCCGTTTTTGTCAGGCCGATGCTCGTTGCTAgaataacagtaataataatagtacgcTCCTATAACAACTTCATAGCTGTTCGTCTTTCCATCAATCGAGGGTTCGACCCACGGTTATCGATACGGGCAACTTTTCCTTCAACGCAGCGCTGCTGCTTTCTTTCGTACAACGTCGACGGATCTAGATGGAATCGCTCGAAGCGATTACTTACTTTCTACGCGCGAATCGTAAAGCCGAAAGAGACCGTTGGATGTTCGATTGAATCTCGCTCGTCGTATCGATGTGTTCAGGACGGCAATCGTTACGTTCCCTCGTCTCTTTCCCCACTTTCGCAACGAACATCGAGGCTGGGATAAATCGGTTCTGTCTGACAAAAACGGAGTTCCACAACCTAACGGGGCGCGTCGCTGGTTACGATTTATCGGTTGAAAACGCGGTGCACGAAACGCTCTAACACGCGCCGGGACAGAAGACTAACAGAAACTTACCTCGCTAAATCTAGCGACCGATAAAGTGCTTTTGTTCTCCtcgcttttcttttttttttttgttcgattttttttctccttttaaacGCACGGGATAACCGTTTACACCGGTAATCTTAGACGTAACGATAGGTACACACGGTACAGCAGTAATTTCCTGTCGAAATGACGCGCGAAACCgtcttttcttttttaagcgTAGGCCGGACTAACtcgtctctctccctctcgctcacCCTCTCGATACAAACGTAACTGCTCCCACGGTATTCCCGTTCTGACTAGATTCACGGTAAGTGCATAAACGCGGACGAACGAGCAGAGTGCTTGGCCCTGACCGCTGCGACGATCCAGATTATCTAGATTATTCTAGATTATCCGTGGCGCTGACGCCGGACAGAAATTTCCTCCCGTCAGTGATCGAGCTTCCCCGAGGCTACGAATCAAATGCAAAATGAAGTTTCACTAATTAATGTCGATAAGGGCGCAGCACTCTGGATTCAGTACACGGAGAACGATAACGACGCGGCGGTCGATACTTCGGGTAGGATACTATGGGTCGCTGGTCGGTAATTATCGTTATGCAAGCAAAAGCTGTAAAAAGGTACGATTCAGCTACATTTACATGCGAACGATCAACGCTCCACGCTAATGATCGCCAGCGACGCTACTTCTCTTTAAAGCAGCACCGTAACGCGGATACACGATCGTGCGTAAATTTATTCTCCTTGTACTGACGGTATTCCACCGTTAATTCCTAACAACGCGCGACGGGTACGCGAGACGCGTTTGGAACCACTGTTCTGCTTGCCTCGATCGTTGCGCCCACTTGCGCTTCGAGTCCTGCACAGGCTCGAAGCGCACGGAGGTTAGCAACTCGCGAATTCTTCCAATGATTCTGTTCTCTGTTCTGTGCTTTCTGTTCCCATGACCCTCCCTTTGAACGGGCCTAATACGTATGGGGGACACAGAGATGTGCGAGTACACGACGACAATTACCACGACACCGATTCGCGCGATCCGACGGGACGAGCCACTCGACTGCAATCTGGGGCTGAGCGTTTGCGATCTAGTGGCTCGTCACGCCACGGACGCGTTAAAGTAgttccttttttgtttttcaattttttttcttcttgcgCTACTATTACGAATTCGCCGGTGCTCTCCGATTCAATTTCTGTATTCGCTAAAACGTATCGTTAACTAGTCGTTACGCtatcattactattattattattattattattggctAAATCATTCGTTTAGTGCTATCAACGACGATCACCAGTTTACACCAAGGATCCGAATCGGACCCGTTCGCGTGATTCATTCACAATGCGGCCGCGTATTCGGTTGCGAAGCTCTATGGAAAATCTGAGTGAAATCTTTGGTGCAAACTCGACACGGCACGGGACGAAGAAATAACGTGCCCTGACTTGTACAGGAGTATTTTGTTTCTCTGTCACCCTCGACAAGTTTTTTCCCCCCTATTTTTGGATAAAACTTTCTCCCCGCGATTGTCGGCCACGCGAGCCGGCACTGCGCCGCCGACCTAACCTAACAAACGTTTACTGATTTTACGTTGCCACACGCCTCAGTGGATTTTCACGGTTGCGCGGATGAGGCTCGACTAATTTACCACTTAACGCTAATAGAGCTTTCAGCTTTTCTAATTTTAAGTACACGAGTTGATGCTTCAAGCCTTAGACACCTAACTAGAGACAACACGTACGAAGATTCTGGAAGGTGCATCAAATATCGCTAGGTGGACATTGTTCTTCTTAATACGCTTGGCGGTAAGTTTGAAATTCGCGCGCGCGTAACTTCCGTCGTTCGAAAGACCCGAAGATACACCGAGAATTCTTTAGGCGTATGTTAAAATAAGTTAATTTTATACGTGCACACGTACGtacgtgtatgtgtatacgcatatttttatgtatatatatatatatatcatttatgCAACTTTGACGGCGACCACCAGTGGACGCTCCGTCACGTCTATGATCGCTTAaagttctatttttttaaagtatgaaACACCATGACCGCCTGGTCAGATCGTATCCTGCTCGATCTTCACCACGCGAGCATGGTCTCTtgtcccttcttttttttttgtttcttttgtttaatttaaatcCTATCGGAGAAGCGCTGCGAGATGCCCCTCTGGATAAAGCTCGACGAAAAGTTCAGACCGTTCGAACACGCCGGACTCTCGTTCGAACTGGAATAAAACTTCTCGATTTCTCTATGGTATTGGTTTCTCTTTCTATGCTACGCGCACAGGTCTGTTCCGTGCAGACTCGACATTTTATATGAGTTGCGCTCGCTGGTGGTTTACTTAAAACTTAAGCCCAGCTTACGTTCAGTCTTGATCACTAATGACTCAACCACTACACTAAAGACCTAAAACTCGACTTACTTTTTAAGCAATATATCGGAATAACTTTCTGATCTTCCTGCTTTCGAAATGATCCTCAGACAAATTGCACAAACGAAACTACCACGCAAGTACGTAAGTGTTAAAAAGGAAATACGTAATGAGTGCCAAGTCTTTATACAAGATTTTAACCGTGAGTCTGTAAATCAGAGAAAAATGTACCGGATGCATACCGAAGTGGGAGCGATATCTCCAATAAAAAGGAAAGAATGATCGACGCTCTCCTCATTTTCCAGACTCAAGATTGTTCCTGTGCGTgcacctttctttttttttcaccgataTAAAACACTTTGTATCGAGAGAAATCCCTTGAAAGCGTTCTGAGAGGAAACGAAAATATACGAATGAAAAGTCACTGGAAAAACTCTTGTCGCTTCAAATGTTTCGTCCTCCCCTAATACTTCTGTAGAGTTTCTAacagtattatatatatatttttaagaatatcaATTCAACAGAAAATGACAGATCGCCCAGCGATCTTTGCCCCCGAACCATCGAAAATGACTTTCTTTGCTCTTATTTCCCTCCCCCCCCTTTGTTCTTTTTTTGTACTAATTTCCTTAAGCAGTACTCGATTTCCGAAGTGTATCCTCCTTTCTCGGTTAAACGCTGCGAATTGAATCTCTCGTTGGCGTTTCCTCTCGATCGCGCTTGCCCCTGGCTTTTCACgggaatgaaaagaaaaattgcgaCTTTTGCCAAACCTTAAGACACTCAGATCCGAGCGCGTCTCTGCCTGTGCCAAATTAACATTTGCTCGTTAATGATCGATATCCTCGCAGACATTGCCGGTTATTCAAAGTCCCTAGACGAAGATTCCCGAATTTCTCAATGATCCCCGCCACTTTCTCGCAGCTTGGGCGCCGCTTCCGCGTGAAGTTATCTTCGTCGGAGATGGAAATGCAAAGGAGACCCCGAGCAGCTTCGAAACGCCGATGTTCAGCTTTGCAGATTGGCAGGCTCGCCAATTTTCTAAGCGAGAAGCGTTAAGACGACATTAACGTTTTGTCCTCTTCGTTCGCCGGTTCCCGTTCCTGATTATGCTCCAAACCTAGCGGGATTGAAGTCTTTGTTGACGAAGGAGAACCCTTGGAATTCCTCTTGATTGATGTAGCTCACTTCGTCCGGATCCTCCGGCGTCAATACCGGTTCCTCCTTCGTGAATTCCGCGTCGAAATTCATCGTGTCCTTTTTACTTTTCTATAAAACGCGTGCGATCATTAATTAACAAGTAATCGATTAAACGACAAGGGTGCAGAATTTGCGCGTTAAGTGTAACATATAAACGTACGATTTTGGGCCTGATCGGTGGTTTAACTTTGCGTGCTTCAAGCGCGTCCCAATCCATGTCTTGAAAAAATGGATGAGCTTTTATGGCACTCTCGCCGCCATTGGCGATGACGCAACCTAATCTCTTGGCAGGATTTTTCGTCATGAACCCTTTCAAGATAGAAACTGCTTCCTTCGAGATCCAGATCGGATAAAGTACATCGTCCCGCAAGATCGACTCGAATAGATCGTCCTCGTTATCCGCTTCGAAGGGTGGTTGACCAGCCATCATTTCGTACATCAAAACCCCGAGTGCCCACCAGTCGACACTCGCTCCATACTGGGCCTCTTGAAGGATCTCTGGCGCTATATAATCAGGAGTACCGCAGAACGTTGTTGTGGTCGTTTGCCCTTCGATAATGTCCTCCTTGCACATACCGAAGTCTGCTAATTTACAGTGACCTTCCTGGTCCAGCAATATATTGTCCAATTTCAGATCCCGATAAATAACGTGATGCTTGTGGAGAAACTGTAATGCAAGTGTGACTTCCGCTGCGTAGAAACGTGCTCTTGCTTCGTCGAATTTCCGCGCTTTCTGGATATGAAACATTAAGTCACCTGAAACACAAGAGAGACGAGTTGCAAACCCTGTTCCCTGAAAGTAACGAGTACCACTTCGCTTCAAACGCGTGAGGATTTCCTTCAACTCTCACCTCCGTTCACGAACTCCATAACGAAAAACAACCGATCGTTTGTCTGGAAACAACTGTGAATAGCCGTAAGAAAAGGATGCTTCGCGGCTAGCGTTAAAATCCGTTTCTCCGTCATCGTGCAATCCACGTCGTCATCTTGTATGATCACATCCTTCCGCAAGATCTTCACGGCGTAAACCTCGTCCGGATTGCTTTTACGTTCCACCAGCATCACTTTCCCAAAGCTACCTTTACCGAGCACTTTGATAAAATTGAAGTCCTCGATGCCGAGCTTTCGAACCTCGTTTTCACTAGCAGGTATTGCGTTCTCGGTGGGGATAACCGGTGCCTCGTCTACTTTTTGAACGGTTTGCGAATTATCCGTCGATAATGTGTCCGTGACCTTGACGGTCGGAGGCGTCTGACCAGACTCGCAAATTGTTGTTCTATAATTAATCTTTGGAGTTTTTATCTGCTTGTCGGGAGATATATTCATCGTACTTAAAATCTCGGCCATAGCCTTTGTGTTAATTCCGCAGTTATTCGCTACATTTTTCTGGCACC
This region of Andrena cerasifolii isolate SP2316 chromosome 4, iyAndCera1_principal, whole genome shotgun sequence genomic DNA includes:
- the Pkc98e gene encoding protein kinase C isoform X3; the encoded protein is MFTGRVKIEICEAVGLRATDKQRKFWQDEPILDPYVQLDVDENHLDRSSTKPKTFDPVWNECFTHEVQDAVMLGLTVFHDAALPPDYFVANCSIPFEELVNRNDTTGGFWVDLEPQGKLRVRIELRWNDQGDGEGIRGTGSGSITAGKEPRREFKERQGFNRRRGAMRRRVHQANGHKFMATFLRQPTFCSHCREFIWGLGKQGYQCQVCTCVVHKRCHKLVITKCPGMRDESSQDTGSPRFSIDMPHRFVVHNYRRFTFCDHCGSLLYGLFRQGLQCKACHINVHKRCQKNVANNCGINTKAMAEILSTMNISPDKQIKTPKINYRTTICESGQTPPTVKVTDTLSTDNSQTVQKVDEAPVIPTENAIPASENEVRKLGIEDFNFIKVLGKGSFGKVMLVERKSNPDEVYAVKILRKDVIIQDDDVDCTMTEKRILTLAAKHPFLTAIHSCFQTNDRLFFVMEFVNGGDLMFHIQKARKFDEARARFYAAEVTLALQFLHKHHVIYRDLKLDNILLDQEGHCKLADFGMCKEDIIEGQTTTTTFCGTPDYIAPEILQEAQYGASVDWWALGVLMYEMMAGQPPFEADNEDDLFESILRDDVLYPIWISKEAVSILKGFMTKNPAKRLGCVIANGGESAIKAHPFFQDMDWDALEARKVKPPIRPKIKSKKDTMNFDAEFTKEEPVLTPEDPDEVSYINQEEFQGFSFVNKDFNPARFGA
- the Pkc98e gene encoding protein kinase C isoform X2 codes for the protein MFTGRVKIEICEAVGLRATDKQRKFWQDEPILDPYVQLDVDENHLDRSSTKPKTFDPVWNECFTHEVQDAVMLGLTVFHDAALPPDYFVANCSIPFEELVNRNDTTGGFWVDLEPQGKLRVRIELRWNDQGCGAGDGEGIRGTGSGSITAGKEPRREFKERQGFNRRRGAMRRRVHQANGHKFMATFLRQPTFCSHCREFIWGLGKQGYQCQVCTCVVHKRCHKLVITKCPGMRDESSQDTGSPRFSIDMPHRFVVHNYRRFTFCDHCGSLLYGLFRQGLQCKACHINVHKRCQKNVANNCGINTKAMAEILSTMNISPDKQIKTPKINYRTTICESGQTPPTVKVTDTLSTDNSQTVQKVDEAPVIPTENAIPASENEVRKLGIEDFNFIKVLGKGSFGKVMLVERKSNPDEVYAVKILRKDVIIQDDDVDCTMTEKRILTLAAKHPFLTAIHSCFQTNDRLFFVMEFVNGGDLMFHIQKARKFDEARARFYAAEVTLALQFLHKHHVIYRDLKLDNILLDQEGHCKLADFGMCKEDIIEGQTTTTTFCGTPDYIAPEILQEAQYGASVDWWALGVLMYEMMAGQPPFEADNEDDLFESILRDDVLYPIWISKEAVSILKGFMTKNPAKRLGCVIANGGESAIKAHPFFQDMDWDALEARKVKPPIRPKIKSKKDTMNFDAEFTKEEPVLTPEDPDEVSYINQEEFQGFSFVNKDFNPARFGA
- the Pkc98e gene encoding protein kinase C isoform X4 yields the protein MRRRVHQANGHKFMATFLRQPTFCSHCREFIWGLGKQGYQCQVCTCVVHKRCHKLVITKCPGMRDESSQDTGSPRFSIDMPHRFVVHNYRRFTFCDHCGSLLYGLFRQGLQCKACHINVHKRCQKNVANNCGINTKAMAEILSTMNISPDKQIKTPKINYRTTICESGQTPPTVKVTDTLSTDNSQTVQKVDEAPVIPTENAIPASENEVRKLGIEDFNFIKVLGKGSFGKVMLVERKSNPDEVYAVKILRKDVIIQDDDVDCTMTEKRILTLAAKHPFLTAIHSCFQTNDRLFFVMEFVNGGDLMFHIQKARKFDEARARFYAAEVTLALQFLHKHHVIYRDLKLDNILLDQEGHCKLADFGMCKEDIIEGQTTTTTFCGTPDYIAPEILQEAQYGASVDWWALGVLMYEMMAGQPPFEADNEDDLFESILRDDVLYPIWISKEAVSILKGFMTKNPAKRLGCVIANGGESAIKAHPFFQDMDWDALEARKVKPPIRPKIKSKKDTMNFDAEFTKEEPVLTPEDPDEVSYINQEEFQGFSFVNKDFNPARFGA
- the Pkc98e gene encoding protein kinase C isoform X1 yields the protein MFTGRVKIEICEAVGLRATDKQRKFWQDEPILDPYVQLDVDENHLDRSSTKPKTFDPVWNECFTHEVQDAVMLGLTVFHDAALPPDYFVANCSIPFEELVNRNDTTGGFWVDLEPQGKLRVRIELRWNDQDQQTGCGAGDGEGIRGTGSGSITAGKEPRREFKERQGFNRRRGAMRRRVHQANGHKFMATFLRQPTFCSHCREFIWGLGKQGYQCQVCTCVVHKRCHKLVITKCPGMRDESSQDTGSPRFSIDMPHRFVVHNYRRFTFCDHCGSLLYGLFRQGLQCKACHINVHKRCQKNVANNCGINTKAMAEILSTMNISPDKQIKTPKINYRTTICESGQTPPTVKVTDTLSTDNSQTVQKVDEAPVIPTENAIPASENEVRKLGIEDFNFIKVLGKGSFGKVMLVERKSNPDEVYAVKILRKDVIIQDDDVDCTMTEKRILTLAAKHPFLTAIHSCFQTNDRLFFVMEFVNGGDLMFHIQKARKFDEARARFYAAEVTLALQFLHKHHVIYRDLKLDNILLDQEGHCKLADFGMCKEDIIEGQTTTTTFCGTPDYIAPEILQEAQYGASVDWWALGVLMYEMMAGQPPFEADNEDDLFESILRDDVLYPIWISKEAVSILKGFMTKNPAKRLGCVIANGGESAIKAHPFFQDMDWDALEARKVKPPIRPKIKSKKDTMNFDAEFTKEEPVLTPEDPDEVSYINQEEFQGFSFVNKDFNPARFGA